From the Psychrobacillus sp. FSL K6-4046 genome, one window contains:
- a CDS encoding aldehyde dehydrogenase family protein, which yields MEKINMLINGEWVSGNQWIDVRDPATSDVIAQIVRGNETHVDEAVAAARLALKSKEWKAFKPFQRGQLLVELAGYIRLHAEELAALESLDVGKPMNQARADVEAAARYFEFYGGIADKVFGDTIPIEENLLNVTVVEPIGVTVHIVPWNYPIQITARSVGAALATGNVVIVKSSEDTPLSTNFLAKWFHEKLPKGVFQHLTGYGAEVGAALSSHKGINQITFTGSVQTGISVMQSAAANIVPVTLELGGKSPNIVFQDADLDRAIPAIVNSITQNAGQTCSAGSRLLVQDTIADELLEQLVVRFGELSIGPASINADVGPIINQKQHERILNILSEASKQGNVLVGGKGVEVRDYENGYYISPTIIEATSHEESYVQEEIFGPVLSVVRFHSVEEAIELANETEYGLVAGVWSKDIDVAHYVAARIEAGQVFINTYGAAGGVQMPFGGYKKSGIGREKSHLAVQNYIQIKNLAIQVKI from the coding sequence ATGGAAAAAATTAATATGCTAATTAATGGAGAGTGGGTCAGTGGCAACCAGTGGATTGATGTACGGGATCCTGCTACAAGTGACGTAATAGCTCAAATCGTTCGTGGTAATGAAACGCATGTGGACGAGGCTGTGGCAGCAGCAAGACTGGCATTGAAGAGCAAAGAATGGAAGGCCTTCAAGCCTTTTCAAAGAGGACAATTATTAGTGGAGCTAGCTGGCTACATAAGATTACATGCAGAGGAACTTGCAGCGCTTGAATCTCTGGACGTTGGAAAACCGATGAATCAAGCCCGAGCCGATGTAGAAGCAGCAGCCCGATACTTCGAGTTTTACGGAGGTATTGCTGATAAAGTGTTCGGTGATACAATTCCAATTGAAGAGAATTTATTGAATGTAACAGTAGTGGAGCCTATCGGCGTAACAGTACATATTGTCCCTTGGAATTACCCGATTCAAATTACTGCGCGAAGTGTAGGAGCAGCACTTGCAACCGGAAATGTAGTAATTGTAAAAAGCTCAGAGGATACTCCTTTGTCCACAAATTTTCTAGCAAAATGGTTTCATGAAAAGCTTCCAAAGGGAGTTTTTCAGCATTTAACTGGATATGGGGCTGAGGTTGGGGCAGCATTAAGCTCACATAAAGGAATCAACCAAATCACTTTTACCGGATCTGTACAGACGGGAATATCGGTCATGCAATCTGCAGCAGCGAACATTGTACCTGTAACGCTGGAGTTAGGTGGTAAATCACCCAACATTGTGTTCCAGGATGCCGATTTGGATCGTGCAATTCCTGCCATTGTCAATTCCATTACGCAAAATGCGGGTCAAACGTGCTCTGCAGGCTCACGCCTGCTAGTGCAGGACACGATCGCTGATGAGCTACTAGAGCAGCTTGTTGTCAGGTTTGGAGAGCTATCCATAGGACCAGCATCCATTAATGCAGATGTCGGGCCAATCATTAACCAAAAGCAACACGAACGTATTTTAAATATTTTAAGTGAAGCAAGTAAGCAAGGCAATGTGCTAGTTGGAGGGAAGGGTGTAGAGGTAAGAGACTATGAGAATGGATATTATATTTCCCCTACAATTATCGAAGCAACTAGTCATGAAGAGAGCTATGTTCAGGAGGAAATATTTGGGCCAGTATTGAGCGTTGTCCGCTTTCATTCAGTTGAAGAAGCAATTGAGCTAGCAAACGAAACTGAATATGGTCTTGTTGCTGGAGTGTGGTCAAAGGATATTGACGTGGCTCATTATGTAGCTGCTCGTATCGAAGCGGGTCAAGTTTTTATCAACACGTATGGAGCAGCTGGAGGCGTGCAAATGCCTTTCGGTGGATATAAGAAGAGTGGGATTGGACGAGAAAAAAGTCATTTAGCCGTTCAAAACTATATCCAAATTAAAAACCTAGCTATTCAGGTTAAAATTTAG
- a CDS encoding phenylalanine--tRNA ligase beta subunit-related protein, translated as MFVKLDTSLLQIEPTFKIGLIYYNKIIVSSSPQMLKGRLQLFQEQLFFELEEKAVNDFDGIKEWRGLWKKLGADPNRYRPSMEAMYRRIAKQNYITPMHSAVDLNNFFSMRYEIPLGIYNLDEIKEDIFITVGNAETNYLGLNGRENNLHGILTLQDEVGAFGSPFVDSKRTAVTESTTNAIQAVYLRPSMSQEEAAKLLESMGQMFTQVHGGEATSVVLDNNQVEWRI; from the coding sequence ATGTTTGTAAAATTAGATACTTCTCTATTACAAATAGAGCCTACTTTTAAAATTGGCCTTATTTATTATAACAAAATTATTGTATCATCTTCCCCTCAAATGCTTAAGGGACGCCTCCAATTATTTCAAGAACAGCTTTTTTTCGAATTAGAGGAAAAAGCAGTTAATGATTTTGATGGGATAAAGGAATGGCGAGGTCTTTGGAAAAAGCTTGGAGCAGACCCTAACCGTTATCGCCCTTCTATGGAAGCAATGTACAGAAGGATTGCAAAACAAAATTATATCACACCTATGCATTCTGCTGTAGATTTAAATAACTTCTTCTCTATGCGCTATGAGATTCCTCTTGGAATATATAATTTGGATGAGATTAAAGAGGATATCTTTATCACCGTAGGCAATGCAGAAACAAATTATCTTGGATTGAATGGTAGAGAAAATAATTTACACGGGATTTTAACACTTCAAGATGAAGTAGGTGCATTCGGAAGTCCATTCGTCGATTCTAAACGGACGGCAGTTACTGAAAGTACAACGAATGCTATACAAGCAGTATATCTACGTCCTTCTATGAGTCAGGAAGAAGCGGCAAAATTATTAGAATCTATGGGTCAAATGTTCACTCAAGTGCACGGTGGAGAAGCCACAAGTGTTGTATTAGACAATAACCAAGTAGAATGGAGGATATAA
- a CDS encoding aldo/keto reductase has product MELLENSTKRLANGVEMPRIGLGVYKMTEPEVARKAITHALESGYRHIDTASLYANEKEVGEAVRASGISRKEIFVTTKVWNTDQGYDQTLRAFEKSLELLGMDYVDLYLTHWPVAESYIDTYRAIERLYEEKLIRATGVSNHNQHHLEAIAAKANIKPMVNQIECHPRLTQYDLREYCASEDIAVTSWSPLARGRLLEEPTLARISAKYGKSTAQVIIRWHLQHDLIVIPKSITPERIHGNFDAFDFELSFEDVKNIDALNLNERTGADPDNFSF; this is encoded by the coding sequence ATGGAATTACTTGAGAATTCAACAAAGAGATTGGCTAATGGAGTTGAGATGCCACGTATTGGATTAGGGGTATATAAGATGACAGAGCCGGAGGTTGCTCGTAAGGCAATTACGCATGCTTTAGAATCAGGTTATCGTCATATTGATACGGCTTCCTTATATGCAAATGAAAAAGAAGTGGGGGAAGCTGTTCGTGCTTCTGGAATCTCACGCAAAGAGATTTTTGTAACTACTAAGGTTTGGAATACTGATCAAGGCTATGATCAGACGTTAAGAGCCTTTGAAAAGTCTTTAGAGCTATTAGGTATGGATTATGTAGATCTATACTTAACTCATTGGCCAGTTGCTGAGAGTTATATAGATACATATCGTGCAATTGAACGTCTTTACGAGGAGAAGCTTATTCGAGCAACAGGCGTATCTAATCATAATCAGCACCATTTAGAGGCAATTGCTGCTAAAGCTAATATAAAGCCTATGGTCAATCAGATAGAGTGCCATCCTAGACTGACACAGTATGATCTTCGAGAGTACTGTGCGTCCGAGGACATTGCAGTTACGTCTTGGTCACCGCTAGCTAGAGGTAGATTATTAGAGGAGCCTACGTTGGCTCGCATCAGTGCTAAGTATGGGAAATCTACCGCGCAGGTGATTATCCGCTGGCATTTACAGCATGACTTAATTGTTATTCCAAAGTCTATTACTCCGGAAAGAATCCATGGAAATTTCGATGCGTTTGACTTTGAATTATCATTCGAAGATGTGAAAAATATTGATGCACTCAATTTAAATGAGCGAACTGGAGCAGATCCAGATAATTTTAGCTTTTAA
- the queG gene encoding tRNA epoxyqueuosine(34) reductase QueG has product MNINQHQQNLIEYAASIGIDKIGFTTVSPFHELKNRLIRQQELGYASGFEEPDLDKRTNPQLLLEEAQSIISIAIAYPSKMKDAPQSVKGARRGIFARASWGMDYHTVLREKLAQLELYILTHIPDARLRSMVDTGELSDRAVAERSGIGWSAKNCSIITPEFGSYVYLGEMITSIPFAPSEQMEDQCGDCRLCLDVCPTGALIEGGQLNAQRCIAFITQTKTMVPDEFRAKIGNRIYGCDTCQTVCPKNKGKANLHQESFKPDPELVKPLLLPLLGMTNRTFKETYGHMSGSWRGKNPIQRNAIIALAHFKEEAAVPTLIELMLHDARPVIRGTAAWALGKINTEEGLLALKEAEKTEQEEQVLEEIRKGLAFYTIEN; this is encoded by the coding sequence GTGAATATAAACCAGCATCAACAGAACCTCATAGAATACGCTGCATCCATTGGAATTGATAAAATTGGTTTTACCACTGTTTCTCCATTTCATGAATTGAAGAATCGATTAATTCGTCAGCAGGAGTTAGGGTATGCTTCCGGATTTGAAGAGCCGGATCTTGATAAAAGAACAAATCCTCAGCTTTTACTGGAGGAGGCACAGAGCATTATCTCGATAGCTATTGCTTATCCCTCTAAGATGAAGGATGCACCCCAAAGTGTAAAGGGAGCTAGACGAGGAATATTTGCTAGAGCATCCTGGGGAATGGATTACCATACAGTTTTAAGAGAAAAGCTCGCTCAGCTAGAATTATATATTTTAACGCACATACCAGACGCTAGGCTGCGTTCAATGGTCGATACTGGTGAGCTTTCAGACCGTGCAGTTGCCGAACGTTCTGGGATTGGCTGGAGTGCAAAAAATTGTTCAATCATCACCCCGGAATTTGGATCTTATGTTTACTTGGGAGAAATGATTACCTCTATTCCTTTTGCCCCAAGTGAACAAATGGAGGATCAGTGTGGGGATTGTAGGCTTTGCTTAGACGTCTGCCCTACTGGTGCTTTAATAGAAGGTGGTCAGCTGAATGCACAACGATGTATCGCCTTTATCACCCAAACTAAAACGATGGTGCCTGATGAGTTCCGAGCGAAGATAGGGAATCGGATATATGGCTGTGATACATGCCAAACCGTCTGTCCAAAAAATAAAGGCAAGGCTAATCTTCATCAGGAATCATTCAAGCCTGACCCGGAGCTAGTGAAGCCGTTATTGTTACCGTTACTAGGCATGACTAATCGGACCTTTAAAGAAACGTATGGTCATATGTCTGGTTCATGGAGAGGAAAAAATCCAATTCAACGGAATGCAATCATTGCATTGGCACATTTTAAAGAAGAGGCAGCAGTTCCCACGCTGATCGAACTAATGCTACACGATGCAAGACCTGTAATAAGAGGAACAGCAGCATGGGCATTAGGCAAAATTAATACAGAGGAAGGCTTGCTTGCATTAAAGGAAGCAGAAAAAACAGAGCAAGAAGAACAGGTTTTAGAAGAGATTCGCAAGGGTCTTGCGTTTTATACAATTGAAAATTAG
- the proS gene encoding proline--tRNA ligase translates to MTNQQQNDFTKWYIDTIQKADLMDYTPVRGCIAFKPDGYEIWEHIQAEMNQRFKETGHRNAYFPMLIPESFFQKEKDHIEGFSPELPWVTEAAGEKLEERLALRPTSETMIGHLYSDWIKSYRDLPVLINQWANVFRWEKKTLPFIRTSEFLWQEGHTAHVDEEEARQETMQMLNIYKEVVEGLLAIPVYDGQKTPSERFAGAVDTYSIEAMMKDGKAVQAGTSHYLGTKFAEAFDIKYLNKENKHQHVHTTSWGTSTRLIGSVIMVHGDEQGLVLPPRIAPTQVVLIPVGPWKKNPAIMEKLDEIFAALKAKGIRVRLDDSDQSPGYKFNEWELKGVPVRVELGPRDLENNQVLMKARDLDEKESVDINVIVERVEEEINTMQTRLLEKARAFRDANSHTHVDSMDQLKQHLDDSTEKGEIPGWILAGWCGDDACEEHVKEETKFTTRNIPFNPPAEKSTCINCGKESKYTVWFARSY, encoded by the coding sequence ATGACTAACCAACAACAAAACGATTTTACTAAATGGTATATCGACACAATCCAAAAAGCTGATTTAATGGATTATACACCAGTACGTGGATGTATTGCATTTAAACCGGACGGCTACGAAATCTGGGAGCATATCCAAGCAGAGATGAACCAACGCTTTAAAGAGACAGGACACCGTAACGCTTATTTTCCAATGCTAATTCCTGAATCATTTTTCCAAAAGGAAAAGGATCATATTGAAGGCTTCTCACCAGAGCTTCCATGGGTTACAGAGGCTGCAGGTGAAAAACTAGAGGAGCGTTTAGCGCTTCGTCCAACCTCTGAAACAATGATTGGTCATCTGTATTCTGATTGGATTAAAAGCTATCGTGACCTACCTGTACTGATCAACCAATGGGCTAACGTATTCCGTTGGGAAAAGAAAACACTTCCTTTCATTCGTACCTCTGAGTTTTTATGGCAAGAGGGCCATACAGCTCATGTGGATGAAGAAGAAGCTCGTCAAGAAACAATGCAAATGCTAAATATTTATAAAGAGGTAGTAGAGGGACTTTTAGCTATTCCTGTATATGACGGTCAAAAAACTCCATCTGAACGCTTTGCAGGGGCAGTAGATACTTATTCCATCGAAGCTATGATGAAGGATGGAAAAGCGGTTCAAGCTGGAACTTCTCATTACCTTGGAACTAAATTCGCTGAAGCATTCGATATCAAATATTTGAATAAAGAAAACAAGCACCAGCATGTGCATACGACTTCTTGGGGAACTTCTACTCGATTAATCGGATCTGTGATCATGGTTCATGGTGATGAGCAAGGTCTTGTGCTGCCACCACGTATTGCACCGACACAAGTTGTTTTAATACCAGTCGGGCCATGGAAAAAGAACCCAGCAATAATGGAAAAACTAGATGAAATCTTTGCTGCATTAAAAGCAAAAGGTATCCGAGTTCGTTTAGACGATTCTGATCAATCACCTGGCTATAAATTTAATGAGTGGGAGCTTAAAGGTGTGCCAGTTCGCGTTGAATTAGGACCACGTGATTTAGAAAACAATCAAGTGCTTATGAAGGCTCGCGATTTAGATGAGAAAGAATCAGTTGATATAAATGTTATTGTGGAGCGTGTGGAAGAAGAGATAAACACAATGCAAACTCGTTTATTAGAAAAAGCGCGCGCATTCCGTGATGCAAACTCTCATACTCATGTCGATTCCATGGATCAGCTAAAACAGCATTTAGATGACTCTACGGAAAAAGGAGAAATCCCTGGATGGATCCTTGCTGGATGGTGTGGAGACGATGCTTGTGAGGAGCACGTAAAAGAAGAAACAAAATTCACAACACGTAATATTCCATTCAATCCACCAGCTGAAAAATCAACTTGTATTAATTGTGGAAAAGAATCGAAATACACGGTGTGGTTTGCAAGATCATACTAA
- a CDS encoding RNA polymerase sigma factor, which yields MERQLIEEWFELYERDVTSFLIYYTGSMDVQDLVQETFLRGLKKVAYFNEGAHPKTWLITIAKNIVVDRARKNNIWNRIKYVLRDEKQIEGLDHTVLLGEMNQELYLAINKLPAKNKEVIILKSILELTSKQVAEILESNENHVNVLYHRSLKKLKSILEKEGFEYEARTR from the coding sequence TTGGAAAGGCAGCTAATCGAGGAGTGGTTTGAGTTATATGAGCGGGATGTGACCAGCTTCCTCATTTACTATACGGGCTCTATGGATGTTCAGGACCTGGTGCAGGAAACTTTTCTTCGTGGATTGAAGAAGGTTGCCTACTTTAACGAAGGGGCACATCCAAAAACATGGTTAATAACCATCGCAAAGAATATAGTGGTTGACCGGGCTAGAAAGAATAATATTTGGAATCGAATAAAATACGTTTTGCGAGATGAAAAACAGATAGAGGGATTAGATCATACTGTTTTACTTGGTGAGATGAATCAAGAATTATACCTAGCTATAAATAAATTGCCAGCGAAAAACAAAGAGGTAATTATTTTAAAGTCGATACTTGAATTGACCTCTAAACAAGTAGCAGAAATCCTAGAATCCAATGAAAACCATGTGAATGTTCTTTATCACCGTTCGCTAAAGAAACTGAAGAGCATTTTGGAAAAGGAGGGATTTGAGTATGAAGCGAGAACACGATGA
- a CDS encoding IS1182 family transposase, with the protein MISNQETLNLSPYMALYDLIIPKDNMLRQINELVDFSFILEELQSKYCLDHGRKAISPIRMFKYLLLKAIHDVSDVDLVERSKYDMSFKYFLGMAPEDEVIEPSSLTKFRRLRLQDVDLLDMLIGKTVEIALEKEIIKSKTIIVDATHTKARYNQKSPKEFLQEKSKNARKAVYKIDESMKEKFPEKPTSNEVSDEVTYCKKVIEVIEKEPQIAQVPAVKERLNTLKEIVEDTLFHLNYSSDTDARVGHKSADTSFFGYKTHIAMSDERIITAAIVTTGEQGDGQHLIDLIEKSQRTGMKIEKVLGDTAYSSKDNLIYTKTNKVQLISKLHPLITNGHRRKEDLFEFNKDANLYVCPAGHLAKGKTIKKRNTDDNRNPQIKYNFDVEKCKICPFRVGCYKEGSKSKTYCVTIKSTEHLEQEAFQNTEEFKQLAKERYKIEAKNSELKSGHGYDTAISTGLFGMEIQGATTIFAVNLKRILKLLNE; encoded by the coding sequence ATGATTTCAAACCAAGAAACGCTGAACTTAAGTCCATACATGGCGTTATATGATTTAATAATTCCAAAAGACAATATGCTTCGTCAAATCAATGAACTTGTTGATTTTTCGTTTATTTTAGAAGAACTTCAATCAAAATATTGTTTGGATCATGGTCGTAAAGCGATTTCACCCATTCGTATGTTTAAGTATTTATTATTAAAAGCAATTCATGATGTGTCCGATGTGGATTTAGTGGAACGTTCAAAATATGATATGTCATTTAAATACTTCTTAGGAATGGCTCCAGAGGATGAGGTCATTGAACCAAGTTCACTTACAAAATTTCGTCGACTTCGTTTACAAGATGTAGATTTGTTAGATATGTTAATTGGGAAAACCGTTGAAATCGCACTTGAAAAAGAAATCATCAAAAGTAAAACAATCATTGTGGACGCAACGCATACGAAAGCACGTTACAATCAAAAATCGCCCAAAGAATTCTTACAAGAAAAATCAAAGAATGCCCGAAAAGCGGTCTATAAAATAGATGAATCTATGAAAGAGAAGTTTCCAGAAAAACCGACTTCTAACGAAGTGTCAGATGAAGTGACTTACTGTAAAAAAGTCATTGAAGTGATAGAGAAAGAGCCACAAATAGCGCAAGTGCCTGCCGTGAAAGAACGTTTAAATACATTAAAAGAAATCGTAGAAGACACACTATTTCATCTGAATTATTCAAGCGATACCGATGCACGTGTCGGACATAAATCAGCAGATACATCTTTCTTTGGTTATAAAACTCATATAGCGATGAGCGATGAACGAATTATTACAGCAGCGATTGTAACAACTGGTGAACAAGGTGATGGACAACATTTAATAGATTTAATTGAAAAAAGCCAACGTACAGGTATGAAAATAGAGAAGGTGCTTGGAGATACAGCATATTCTAGTAAAGACAATTTAATATATACCAAGACAAATAAGGTCCAACTCATTTCAAAATTACATCCGCTGATTACAAATGGCCACCGTAGAAAAGAAGATTTATTTGAATTTAATAAAGACGCTAATTTATATGTTTGTCCAGCGGGTCATTTAGCAAAAGGAAAAACTATAAAAAAAAGAAATACAGATGACAACCGTAACCCTCAAATCAAATATAATTTTGATGTTGAAAAATGTAAAATATGCCCTTTCAGAGTTGGGTGTTACAAAGAAGGATCGAAATCTAAAACATATTGTGTCACAATCAAATCGACAGAGCACCTTGAACAAGAGGCATTTCAGAATACCGAAGAATTTAAACAGCTTGCCAAAGAGCGATATAAAATCGAGGCAAAGAATAGTGAATTAAAGAGTGGACACGGCTACGATACAGCGATTAGCACGGGTCTTTTTGGCATGGAAATACAAGGAGCCACAACCATATTTGCGGTCAACTTGAAGCGAATCCTAAAGTTACTTAACGAATGA
- a CDS encoding aminotransferase class I/II-fold pyridoxal phosphate-dependent enzyme, with the protein MNDLKSSFNECTYYLSGHRNRDISVLKDALKDVSEDQFSDIYGNGPIIEDFQKKMAKLLGKGTSAFFPSGTMAQQIALRIWCDEKQLNQVAYHPLCHLEIHEMDGLKELHQIKTILLADKDRVIELEDVKNLKEDIACLLLELPQREIGGQLPSFETLEQISAYCREKGIKLHLDGARLLEVLPYYNKTATEVCDLFDSVYVSFYKGIGGIAGAILAGDEDFIEKSKVWRKRYGGTLISLYPYILSADYYFDKRAHKMEQYYQNSVELAQLFNDCKDIYTVPEIPVSNMFHVHFNRSQEEMTAILSKAQLDNRIGISSYLSELDGDKCQIEISIGDSYLEIPKEQLEQLFLNLNEKMK; encoded by the coding sequence ATGAATGATTTAAAAAGTTCCTTTAACGAATGTACATATTATTTATCCGGTCATAGAAATCGAGATATCTCCGTCTTAAAGGATGCATTGAAGGATGTTTCTGAGGACCAATTTAGCGATATCTATGGAAACGGGCCTATTATAGAAGATTTTCAGAAGAAGATGGCTAAACTTTTAGGTAAGGGAACTTCTGCATTTTTCCCCAGTGGAACAATGGCTCAGCAAATTGCATTACGTATTTGGTGCGATGAGAAGCAGCTTAACCAGGTTGCCTATCACCCTTTATGTCATTTAGAAATACACGAGATGGATGGTTTAAAAGAATTACACCAGATTAAAACGATCCTGCTTGCAGACAAGGATCGAGTAATTGAGCTAGAAGACGTAAAAAACCTTAAAGAGGACATAGCATGTCTTCTATTGGAGCTACCCCAAAGAGAAATTGGTGGCCAGCTTCCTAGCTTTGAAACGTTAGAACAGATTTCAGCCTATTGCCGTGAAAAAGGTATAAAGCTTCATTTAGACGGAGCACGACTTTTAGAAGTATTACCATACTATAATAAAACAGCCACTGAGGTTTGCGACCTATTTGATAGTGTTTATGTATCTTTTTATAAAGGAATTGGCGGTATTGCGGGAGCTATTCTAGCCGGTGACGAGGATTTCATAGAGAAATCTAAAGTTTGGAGAAAGCGTTATGGTGGAACACTTATAAGCTTGTACCCTTATATTCTATCAGCAGATTATTATTTTGATAAGCGAGCACACAAAATGGAGCAATACTACCAAAATTCTGTAGAGCTAGCACAGCTATTTAATGATTGTAAGGATATTTACACTGTACCAGAAATACCCGTTTCCAATATGTTTCATGTCCATTTTAATCGTTCCCAAGAGGAAATGACAGCTATTCTTAGCAAAGCCCAGCTTGATAACCGCATAGGGATATCTAGCTATTTAAGTGAGCTGGATGGGGATAAATGTCAAATTGAAATAAGTATTGGAGATTCTTATCTAGAAATTCCAAAAGAACAACTAGAACAATTATTTTTGAATTTAAATGAAAAAATGAAATAA
- the trmL gene encoding tRNA (uridine(34)/cytosine(34)/5-carboxymethylaminomethyluridine(34)-2'-O)-methyltransferase TrmL has product MSINVVLYQPEIPANTGNIARTCAGTGAKLHLIRPLGFSTDDKMLKRAGLDYWEHVDITYYDGLDEFFAAHPGAEYYLITKFGAKPHTTFDFSDSEKNHFFIFGRETKGLPREFIDAHPDRALRIPMNDNIRSLNLSNTAAILIYEALRQQDYPNLH; this is encoded by the coding sequence TTGAGTATTAATGTCGTGTTATATCAACCAGAAATTCCTGCAAACACAGGAAATATTGCTAGAACGTGTGCAGGTACAGGCGCTAAGCTTCATCTTATCCGACCATTAGGCTTTTCTACAGACGATAAAATGCTAAAGCGTGCAGGATTAGATTATTGGGAGCATGTGGACATCACCTATTATGATGGGTTAGATGAATTTTTCGCAGCTCACCCTGGAGCTGAATATTACCTGATCACTAAATTTGGTGCGAAGCCACATACTACATTTGATTTTAGTGATTCAGAGAAGAATCATTTCTTTATATTTGGACGTGAGACGAAGGGACTTCCTCGTGAATTTATCGACGCACATCCAGACCGCGCACTTAGAATACCGATGAATGACAATATTCGTTCATTGAATCTCTCGAACACTGCAGCAATTCTTATTTATGAGGCTTTGCGTCAACAGGATTATCCAAACTTACATTAA
- a CDS encoding alkaline phosphatase family protein: protein MKKTVLIILVILLVVCGGLILAISISPTKKFNEVKIEATKKPVVLIVVDSLMAEPLQKAIKEGEAPAFSFLIKNGDFYPEFISSYPTMSVTIDSTLLTGTYANQHKIPGLIWFKKDEARMVSYGSGIAEIWDNGVKNVVADSVIHLNETHLSKEVLTIHEQLASAQIHTASINGLLYRGSFKQDLHVPKLLSLADILPKDIKVNGPMLLSLGGLSQYNPANDQYKYIWKRMGVNNEFTSHELTYLIEQRKLPSFTLAYLPDADASIHKNGPGDRSGIEKADQALQELLNSFGSWEDAVEEVTWVVLGDSGQSAVKEEKETALIDLNKLLKGYTFLERGKENAQLAIAVNERMAYIYLNDKKISFSDVVESLKKDERIGFIAWSDEQTNHVISSNDKELTFSPNGSYIDEYKQSWQLEGDLATLDIKDEQGTLRYHTYPDALARLYGALHSQTGKVIIVDAKPSYEFIEKHSHDHAGGGAHGSLHRVDSVVPLIVSGETKRPPSNRLVDVKEWVIGLLGGS, encoded by the coding sequence GTGAAGAAAACAGTACTGATCATATTAGTTATATTGCTTGTTGTATGTGGAGGACTTATATTAGCTATTTCAATATCTCCAACTAAAAAGTTTAATGAAGTAAAGATCGAAGCTACTAAAAAGCCGGTAGTTCTTATTGTTGTCGATTCATTAATGGCAGAACCATTGCAAAAGGCGATAAAAGAGGGAGAGGCACCTGCATTCTCCTTTTTAATAAAGAATGGTGATTTTTATCCAGAATTTATTAGTTCTTATCCAACAATGTCCGTTACTATTGATAGCACCTTGTTGACCGGAACATATGCAAATCAGCATAAAATCCCCGGGTTGATTTGGTTTAAAAAAGATGAGGCGCGCATGGTTAGTTATGGAAGTGGAATCGCGGAGATATGGGACAATGGGGTTAAAAATGTAGTGGCTGATAGTGTTATCCATCTGAATGAAACCCATTTAAGTAAAGAAGTTCTAACAATTCATGAACAATTGGCAAGTGCTCAAATACACACAGCTTCTATTAATGGTCTATTATACCGGGGAAGCTTTAAACAGGATTTACATGTACCTAAGCTTCTTTCTTTAGCAGATATATTACCAAAAGATATAAAGGTGAATGGTCCAATGCTTCTGTCACTCGGTGGCTTATCTCAATATAATCCAGCGAACGATCAATATAAATATATCTGGAAGAGGATGGGGGTAAATAATGAGTTTACTTCTCATGAACTGACGTATCTAATTGAACAAAGGAAACTTCCATCCTTTACACTAGCCTACCTTCCTGATGCGGATGCTTCGATACACAAAAATGGTCCTGGTGATAGATCTGGGATTGAGAAGGCTGACCAAGCACTGCAAGAGCTGTTGAATAGTTTTGGCTCTTGGGAAGATGCAGTAGAGGAGGTAACATGGGTAGTCCTGGGTGATAGTGGTCAATCTGCAGTTAAGGAAGAAAAGGAAACGGCTTTGATTGATTTAAATAAATTGTTAAAGGGTTACACCTTCTTAGAAAGAGGAAAAGAAAATGCACAGCTAGCCATCGCAGTGAATGAACGAATGGCCTACATCTATTTAAATGATAAAAAAATCTCTTTTTCTGATGTAGTAGAAAGCTTAAAAAAGGATGAACGAATTGGTTTTATTGCATGGAGCGATGAACAAACGAATCATGTTATAAGCTCAAACGACAAAGAACTCACCTTCTCACCAAATGGATCTTATATAGATGAATACAAGCAGTCATGGCAATTAGAGGGAGATTTGGCTACTCTAGATATAAAAGATGAGCAAGGAACTTTACGCTATCACACATATCCTGATGCGCTAGCTCGGCTCTACGGCGCACTCCACTCCCAAACCGGAAAAGTTATCATAGTAGATGCAAAGCCTTCTTACGAATTTATTGAAAAACATAGTCATGATCATGCTGGTGGCGGTGCACATGGCTCCCTCCATCGGGTAGATTCCGTTGTTCCCCTAATCGTTTCGGGTGAGACAAAAAGACCACCATCCAACCGACTTGTGGATGTGAAGGAGTGGGTAATAGGGTTGTTGGGTGGCTCATAA